A section of the Jannaschia sp. S6380 genome encodes:
- a CDS encoding ATPase, with protein sequence MIYATEQDWRTARDKRVTFFGMSGLGKTHMARILRGAGDWFHYSIDYRIGTAYMGEHINDNLKREAMRVPFLAGLLRSDSIYIGSNITFENLDPLSTYLGQPGDPAQGGLPMPEYERRQTLHVRAEINALLDTPHFIERARDIYGYDQFVCDTGGSICEVVDPHDPADPALRALHDTTLMVWIEGTEDHVQTLVDRFSSAPKPMCYRPEFLTEQWRDYLRVSGVSADRVDPNAFARHAYAAAITERHPRYAAMAANWGISVTAAEVAAVRDAADVIALVGEALGRHRAAA encoded by the coding sequence ATGATCTACGCGACCGAACAGGATTGGCGGACCGCCCGCGACAAGCGCGTGACCTTCTTCGGCATGTCGGGCCTGGGCAAGACGCATATGGCGCGGATCCTGCGCGGGGCCGGCGACTGGTTCCACTACTCGATCGACTACCGCATCGGCACGGCCTACATGGGCGAGCACATCAACGACAACCTCAAGCGCGAGGCGATGCGCGTGCCGTTCCTGGCGGGGCTCCTGCGCTCGGACAGCATCTATATCGGCTCGAACATCACGTTCGAGAACCTCGACCCGCTGTCCACCTATCTGGGTCAGCCGGGCGACCCCGCGCAGGGTGGCCTGCCGATGCCGGAATACGAGCGACGACAGACGCTGCATGTGCGCGCCGAGATCAACGCGCTTCTGGACACGCCCCATTTCATCGAGCGCGCCCGCGACATCTATGGCTACGACCAGTTCGTCTGCGACACCGGCGGCTCCATCTGCGAGGTCGTGGACCCGCACGACCCCGCCGATCCCGCGCTCCGGGCGCTTCACGACACGACGCTGATGGTTTGGATCGAGGGCACCGAGGATCACGTGCAGACCCTGGTCGACCGCTTCTCGTCCGCGCCCAAGCCGATGTGCTATCGCCCGGAATTCCTGACCGAGCAGTGGCGGGATTACCTGCGCGTGTCCGGCGTGTCGGCCGACCGGGTCGACCCGAACGCCTTCGCGCGCCACGCCTATGCCGCCGCCATCACCGAACGGCATCCGCGCTATGCCGCGATGGCCGCGAACTGGGGCATCAGCGTCACCGCCGCCGAGGTCGCCGCCGTCCGCGATGCCGCCGACGTGATCGCGCTTGTGGGCGAGGCCCTTGGCAGGCACCGCGCCGCCGCCTAA
- the metA gene encoding homoserine O-succinyltransferase, giving the protein MPIILPHDLPAHDVLSTEGVMVMSEDDAVRQDIRPLKIGLLNLMPMKITTETQFARLIGATPLQIDLTLVRMTEHQSRHTAPEHMETFYRSFQEVRDQKFDGFLITGSPIEHLPFEEVTYWDELREVMDWTQTNVHSIFGICWGGMAMAWHFHGVRKHILPQKAFGCFRVGNEAPASPYLRGFSDDCVIPVSRWTEVRRDEVEAAGMKVLLGSEETGPCLIEDAAHRALHIFNHFEYDSDTLQAEYRRDVANGTPINVPGNYFPDDDPSRPPLNRWRSHGHLLYGNWISQIYETTPYDFAQIGR; this is encoded by the coding sequence ATGCCCATCATCCTGCCCCACGACCTGCCGGCCCATGACGTCCTGTCCACCGAGGGGGTCATGGTCATGTCCGAGGACGATGCCGTGCGTCAGGACATCCGCCCGCTGAAGATCGGCCTGCTGAACCTGATGCCGATGAAGATCACGACGGAGACGCAGTTCGCCCGCCTGATCGGCGCCACGCCGTTGCAGATCGACCTGACGCTGGTTCGCATGACCGAGCACCAGTCACGCCACACCGCGCCCGAGCATATGGAGACGTTCTACCGCTCCTTCCAGGAGGTCCGGGACCAGAAGTTCGACGGCTTTCTGATCACCGGCTCGCCCATCGAGCACCTGCCCTTCGAGGAGGTGACTTATTGGGACGAGTTGCGCGAAGTGATGGACTGGACGCAGACCAACGTGCATTCCATCTTCGGCATCTGCTGGGGCGGGATGGCGATGGCCTGGCATTTCCACGGGGTGCGGAAGCATATCCTGCCGCAAAAGGCGTTCGGCTGCTTCCGCGTGGGCAACGAGGCGCCCGCCTCGCCCTATCTGCGTGGGTTCTCGGACGATTGCGTCATCCCCGTCAGCCGCTGGACCGAGGTGCGCCGCGACGAAGTGGAGGCAGCGGGAATGAAGGTGCTGCTGGGCAGCGAGGAGACCGGCCCCTGCCTGATCGAGGACGCGGCCCACCGCGCGCTGCACATCTTCAACCATTTCGAGTACGACAGCGACACGCTGCAGGCCGAGTATCGGCGCGACGTGGCCAATGGCACGCCGATCAACGTCCCGGGCAATTACTTCCCCGATGACGATCCGTCGCGGCCGCCGCTGAACCGGTGGCGCAGCCATGGCCATCTCCTGTATGGCAACTGGATCAGTCAGATATACGAGACGACACCTTATGATTTCGCGCAGATCGGCCGTTAA
- a CDS encoding alpha/beta hydrolase, with product MISRRSAVKGGVATALAAIGGTAIDRRAAAREAAFEAAFPPEGDILDVGGVPVHAVIRGTGPDLVMIHGASGNNRDFTFDLIDRLSDRYRCIAFDRPGLGYTGHVDPAYRAAFATQAETPAEQAALLAGAYGQVGRGVPLVLGHSFGGTIALAWGLDHPARALILLAAASNRWKGGLGPIYAVNASAPGGAIAVPLLTATVGDDRLRQITEGIFAPDPMPDGYFQHVGAQLTLRRDSLRANARQVNGLKPHIVGMEGRYDALRLPIEMVHGTADTIVPPETHAHPFKAMVPHANLTMLDGVGHMPHHADPEAVIAAIDRAAAAG from the coding sequence ATGATTTCGCGCAGATCGGCCGTTAAGGGCGGGGTCGCGACGGCGCTCGCCGCGATCGGCGGCACAGCCATCGACCGGCGTGCCGCCGCCCGCGAGGCCGCGTTCGAGGCCGCCTTCCCGCCCGAGGGCGACATCCTCGACGTGGGCGGCGTCCCGGTGCACGCCGTCATCCGCGGCACGGGGCCGGACCTGGTGATGATCCACGGCGCCTCGGGCAACAACCGGGATTTCACCTTCGACCTGATCGACCGTCTGTCAGACCGCTATCGCTGCATCGCCTTCGACCGGCCGGGGCTGGGCTATACCGGCCATGTCGATCCGGCCTATCGCGCGGCCTTCGCCACCCAGGCGGAAACGCCGGCCGAGCAGGCCGCGCTGCTGGCGGGGGCCTATGGGCAAGTCGGACGCGGCGTACCGCTGGTTCTGGGTCACAGCTTCGGCGGCACGATCGCGCTGGCCTGGGGCCTGGATCACCCGGCCCGCGCGCTGATCCTTCTGGCCGCGGCGTCGAACCGGTGGAAGGGCGGGCTGGGGCCGATCTACGCGGTCAACGCCTCCGCCCCCGGCGGGGCCATCGCGGTGCCCTTGCTGACGGCCACGGTGGGCGACGATCGCCTGCGCCAGATTACCGAAGGTATCTTCGCCCCGGATCCGATGCCGGACGGGTATTTTCAGCATGTCGGCGCGCAACTGACGCTCCGGCGGGACAGTCTGCGCGCCAACGCCCGGCAGGTGAACGGCCTGAAGCCGCATATCGTCGGGATGGAAGGCCGCTACGACGCGCTTCGTCTGCCGATCGAGATGGTGCACGGCACCGCCGACACGATCGTGCCACCGGAGACCCACGCCCATCCGTTCAAGGCGATGGTGCCGCATGCGAACCTGACCATGCTGGACGGCGTCGGCCACATGCCGCATCACGCCGACCCCGAGGCGGTGATCGCCGCCATCGACCGGGCCGCCGCCGCGGGCTGA
- the ppk2 gene encoding polyphosphate kinase 2, whose translation MPKPFDAAITKFFESEVPKDIRKAIEKAGKKDIVTDPFPYDDWMDKDDYEEQLHALQIELVKCQSWVAASGTRVAVVFEGRDAAGKGGTIKRFRENLNPRVARTVALSKPSDREAGQWYFQRYVQHLPTAGEIVLFDRSWYNRAVVEHVFDFCTPEQRRTFFAQVPRFEEMLVEDGIILVKLWLNVGRAEQLRRFLKREDDPLKQWKLSSIDVKGLSRWDAYTDAISETFERTHTDAAPWCVVRSDDKRRARLNAIRLVLSRIEYDGRDDKALRIDDRIAGGPELWLHGA comes from the coding sequence ATGCCCAAGCCCTTCGACGCCGCCATCACCAAGTTTTTCGAGAGCGAGGTCCCCAAGGACATCCGCAAGGCCATCGAAAAGGCCGGCAAGAAGGACATCGTGACCGATCCGTTTCCCTATGACGACTGGATGGACAAGGACGACTACGAGGAGCAGCTGCATGCGCTGCAGATCGAACTGGTCAAGTGCCAGTCCTGGGTCGCCGCCTCGGGCACGCGGGTGGCCGTCGTGTTCGAGGGGCGGGACGCGGCCGGCAAGGGCGGCACGATCAAGCGTTTCCGCGAGAACCTGAACCCCCGTGTCGCGCGCACCGTGGCGCTGTCCAAGCCGTCGGACCGCGAGGCGGGGCAGTGGTATTTCCAGCGCTACGTACAGCATCTGCCCACCGCCGGAGAGATCGTGCTGTTCGACCGATCCTGGTACAACCGCGCCGTGGTCGAGCATGTGTTCGACTTCTGCACGCCGGAACAGCGCCGGACGTTCTTCGCGCAGGTCCCCCGCTTCGAGGAGATGCTGGTCGAGGACGGCATCATCCTGGTCAAGCTGTGGCTGAACGTCGGACGGGCCGAGCAGTTGCGGCGTTTCCTCAAGCGCGAGGACGACCCGCTGAAGCAGTGGAAGCTCAGCTCGATCGACGTGAAGGGCCTGTCCCGCTGGGATGCCTATACCGATGCCATCTCCGAGACCTTCGAGCGCACCCATACCGACGCGGCACCTTGGTGCGTCGTCCGGTCCGACGACAAGCGGCGCGCGCGGCTGAACGCGATCCGCCTCGTGCTGTCGCGGATCGAATATGACGGTCGGGACGACAAGGCGCTGCGCATCGACGACCGGATCGCGGGCGGGCCCGAACTCTGGCTGCACGGCGCGTGA
- a CDS encoding TetR/AcrR family transcriptional regulator, whose translation MTKRGYHHGNLRQALVDAALSLIEEKGPTGFTLSEAAKSAGVTPAAVYRHFEGREDLIVECALQGHAIFGDLMEFAYKGGQPSALQAFEATGRAYLAFARKYPGHYMAMFESGLSRHATPELARAVARSRGILEQAAEQLSEHIPEDRRPPATMFSSHIWAMSHGVVELFARGNPGGNVPFPPEDLLEAGIGIYLRGLGLVAPDK comes from the coding sequence GTGACGAAGCGCGGCTATCACCACGGCAACCTGCGCCAGGCGCTGGTGGATGCCGCGCTGTCGCTGATCGAGGAGAAGGGCCCCACCGGCTTCACCCTGTCGGAAGCCGCCAAGTCGGCCGGGGTCACGCCCGCCGCCGTCTACCGTCATTTCGAGGGGCGCGAGGATCTGATCGTGGAATGCGCGCTGCAGGGTCATGCGATCTTCGGCGACCTGATGGAATTCGCCTACAAGGGCGGTCAGCCCTCGGCGCTGCAGGCGTTCGAGGCGACGGGCCGCGCCTATCTGGCCTTCGCGCGCAAGTATCCCGGCCACTACATGGCGATGTTCGAAAGCGGCCTGTCGCGCCATGCCACGCCCGAGCTGGCGCGCGCCGTCGCCCGGTCGCGCGGCATCCTGGAACAGGCGGCCGAACAGCTGTCCGAACACATCCCCGAGGATCGGCGCCCCCCCGCCACGATGTTCTCGTCCCATATCTGGGCGATGAGCCATGGCGTGGTCGAACTGTTCGCGCGCGGGAACCCGGGCGGCAACGTCCCCTTCCCGCCCGAGGACTTGCTGGAGGCCGGGATCGGCATCTACCTCCGCGGCCTGGGGCTGGTGGCGCCCGACAAGTAA
- a CDS encoding M20/M25/M40 family metallo-hydrolase, with protein MSHPIDAILDRIDAGQGRALDRLMELLRIPSISTDPAHADDCETAADWLVAELTHLGFDASKRATPGHPMVVAHGGAGARHVLFYGHYDVQPVDPRRLWNRDPFDPAIDQTPRGAVIRARGASDDKGQLMTFLEACRAWKDETGALPCRISVLFEGEEESGSPSLVPFLEANREELKAEIALICDTGLHDDRIPAIVTTLRGLLGEELTIEGPDRDLHSGQYGGPAMNPARVLTRILGRLHDDQGRVQVPGFYDGVGELPDDVKAGWDDLGFSTEAFLGEVGLSHAAGERGRSGLEMLWSRPTAEINGIWSGYTGKGFKTVLPSKAHAKVSFRLVGGQDPLRLREAFRDWVIAQMPPDCHVTFQGHGAGPASAMSVDGPVFAAAQAALTEEWGQQATFVGGGGSIPIAGYFQSVLGMESLLTGFAKDDDQIHSPNEKYDVESFRKGIRSWARILGRLAD; from the coding sequence ATGTCCCATCCCATCGACGCCATCCTCGACCGTATCGACGCCGGACAGGGCCGCGCGCTCGACCGGCTGATGGAATTGCTGCGCATCCCGTCGATCTCGACCGATCCGGCCCATGCCGACGATTGCGAGACGGCGGCGGACTGGCTCGTGGCCGAGCTGACGCATCTGGGCTTCGATGCGTCCAAGCGCGCGACGCCCGGCCATCCGATGGTCGTGGCGCATGGCGGCGCGGGCGCGCGGCACGTGCTCTTCTACGGCCATTACGACGTGCAGCCGGTCGACCCGCGCCGCCTGTGGAACCGCGATCCGTTCGACCCCGCGATCGATCAGACCCCCCGCGGTGCCGTCATCCGGGCGCGGGGCGCGTCCGACGACAAGGGCCAGCTGATGACATTCCTGGAAGCCTGCCGCGCCTGGAAGGACGAGACCGGCGCGCTGCCCTGCCGGATCAGCGTGCTGTTCGAGGGCGAGGAGGAGTCGGGCTCCCCCTCTCTCGTCCCGTTCCTGGAAGCCAACCGGGAGGAGCTGAAGGCCGAGATCGCGCTGATTTGCGACACGGGCCTGCATGACGACCGGATCCCCGCCATCGTGACGACGCTGCGCGGGTTGCTGGGCGAGGAACTGACGATCGAGGGGCCGGACCGCGACCTCCACTCCGGGCAATACGGCGGCCCAGCGATGAACCCCGCGCGCGTGCTGACGCGGATCCTGGGCCGGTTGCATGACGACCAGGGCCGGGTCCAGGTTCCCGGATTCTATGACGGCGTGGGTGAGTTGCCGGACGACGTGAAGGCCGGATGGGACGATCTGGGCTTTTCGACCGAGGCGTTCCTGGGTGAGGTCGGGCTGAGCCACGCCGCCGGCGAGCGCGGCCGCAGCGGGCTGGAGATGCTGTGGTCGCGCCCCACGGCCGAGATCAACGGCATCTGGTCGGGCTATACCGGCAAGGGGTTCAAGACCGTCCTGCCGTCGAAGGCACACGCCAAGGTCAGCTTTCGGCTGGTCGGCGGGCAGGACCCGCTGCGCCTGCGCGAGGCGTTCCGCGACTGGGTGATCGCGCAGATGCCGCCCGATTGCCACGTGACGTTTCAGGGCCACGGCGCGGGGCCGGCCTCCGCCATGTCGGTGGACGGACCCGTCTTCGCCGCCGCGCAGGCCGCACTGACCGAGGAGTGGGGCCAGCAGGCGACCTTCGTCGGCGGGGGCGGCTCGATCCCGATCGCGGGGTATTTCCAGTCGGTGCTGGGGATGGAGTCGCTTCTGACGGGGTTCGCGAAGGACGATGACCAGATCCATTCGCCCAACGAGAAATACGACGTCGAAAGCTTTCGGAAAGGCATCCGCAGCTGGGCGCGGATCCTGGGCCGGCTGGCCGATTAG
- a CDS encoding 5-aminolevulic acid synthase, producing the protein MIRPALLALSLALLAPLQATAQAVPDQATARQALFETRSAQIVVQRHPFLSEIDLAALQEMPKVAQLKYYGALAAAPDAGFQSETTRGAFNFHSIDAARAAAVAGCDAARRGGRPCVVVADILPRRYAPGRPLTLSQDASATVVGRGFRRAGTDATLAISPTTGAWGLGDGAQAAIASCAAAGARDCELAVTR; encoded by the coding sequence ATGATCCGCCCCGCCCTCCTCGCGCTGTCCCTTGCCCTGCTCGCGCCCCTGCAGGCCACTGCGCAGGCCGTCCCCGATCAGGCCACAGCCAGGCAGGCGCTGTTCGAGACGCGGAGCGCACAGATCGTGGTGCAGCGCCATCCGTTCCTGTCCGAGATCGACCTGGCCGCGCTGCAGGAAATGCCGAAGGTCGCGCAGTTGAAGTACTACGGCGCGCTGGCCGCCGCGCCCGACGCGGGTTTCCAGTCGGAGACGACGCGCGGCGCCTTCAACTTCCATTCCATCGACGCGGCCCGCGCCGCCGCCGTCGCCGGCTGCGACGCCGCGCGCCGGGGCGGCCGGCCTTGCGTCGTGGTGGCCGACATCCTGCCCCGCCGCTATGCGCCCGGGCGGCCCCTGACGCTGAGCCAGGATGCGTCCGCCACGGTCGTCGGGCGGGGGTTCCGCCGCGCGGGAACGGACGCCACGCTGGCCATCTCGCCCACGACGGGCGCATGGGGTCTGGGCGACGGGGCGCAGGCCGCCATCGCCAGCTGCGCGGCGGCGGGCGCGCGCGATTGTGAACTGGCCGTGACCCGCTAG
- the hemA gene encoding 5-aminolevulinate synthase, whose amino-acid sequence MTDYGAALDRAISTLHEEGRYRTFIDIERRRGQFPHAIWTRPDGSETEITVWCGNDYLGMGQHPAVLAAIHEAVDAAGAGSGGTRNISGTTIYHKRLEAELASLHGKDAALVFTSAYIANDATLSTLPKLFPGLIIYSDALNHASMIEGVRRNGGAKRIFRHNDLAHLRELLAADDPAAPKLIAFESIYSMDGDFAPIAEICDLAEEFGALTYLDEVHAVGMYGPRGAGVAERDRLMHRIDIVNGTLAKAYGVMGGYIAASARMCDAVRSYAPGFIFTTSLPPSIAAGAAASVAHLKRDQALRDLHQERAASLKLRLRGLGLPIIDHGSHIVPVHVGDPVKCKMISDRLLSDHGVYVQPINFPTVPRGTERLRFTPSPVHTPPMIDALVRAMDDLWSHCALNRAQAVG is encoded by the coding sequence ATGACGGATTACGGAGCGGCCCTGGACCGCGCGATCAGCACCCTGCACGAGGAAGGCCGCTACCGGACCTTCATCGACATCGAGCGCCGTCGCGGCCAGTTCCCCCACGCCATCTGGACCCGGCCGGACGGGTCTGAGACCGAAATCACCGTCTGGTGCGGTAACGACTACCTGGGCATGGGCCAGCATCCGGCCGTCCTCGCGGCGATACACGAGGCGGTGGACGCCGCCGGCGCCGGTTCGGGCGGCACGCGCAACATCAGCGGGACCACGATCTATCATAAGCGGCTGGAGGCGGAGTTGGCCTCGTTGCATGGCAAGGACGCCGCGCTGGTTTTCACCTCCGCCTACATCGCCAATGACGCAACGCTGTCGACGCTGCCCAAACTGTTCCCGGGCCTCATCATCTATTCCGATGCGCTCAACCACGCTTCCATGATCGAAGGCGTGCGACGCAACGGCGGTGCCAAGCGCATCTTCCGTCATAACGACCTGGCCCATCTGCGCGAATTGCTGGCCGCCGACGATCCCGCCGCCCCCAAGCTGATCGCGTTCGAGTCGATCTACTCGATGGACGGCGATTTCGCCCCGATCGCCGAGATCTGCGACCTGGCCGAGGAGTTCGGCGCGCTGACCTATCTCGACGAGGTCCACGCGGTCGGCATGTACGGCCCCCGCGGCGCCGGCGTGGCCGAACGCGATCGCTTGATGCACCGCATCGACATCGTCAACGGAACGCTGGCCAAGGCCTACGGCGTGATGGGCGGCTACATCGCCGCAAGCGCGCGGATGTGCGACGCGGTGCGGTCCTACGCGCCGGGCTTCATCTTCACCACGTCGCTGCCGCCGTCGATCGCGGCGGGTGCGGCGGCCTCGGTCGCGCATCTCAAGCGTGACCAGGCGCTGCGCGACCTGCATCAGGAACGGGCCGCGTCGCTCAAGCTGCGGCTCCGCGGGCTGGGCCTGCCCATCATCGACCATGGCAGCCATATCGTCCCCGTCCACGTGGGCGACCCCGTCAAGTGCAAGATGATCTCGGACCGGCTGCTGTCGGATCACGGGGTCTACGTGCAGCCGATCAACTTCCCGACCGTCCCGCGGGGGACCGAACGGCTGCGCTTCACGCCCTCGCCGGTTCACACGCCGCCCATGATCGACGCACTGGTCCGCGCGATGGACGATCTTTGGTCGCATTGTGCGCTGAATCGCGCGCAAGCCGTCGGCTGA
- a CDS encoding helix-turn-helix domain-containing protein produces the protein MRLGDEMRGERATLGKSLMDVQRELRIKASYIAAIENADLSAFDSLSFVAGYVRSYARYLDMDPETVFARFCEESGFGGFSALKPMESEVARRAAIFDQPISAKKFGRKSKGPQPVLVPKAVDPILGASNPFANKATPVFAGFEPGALGSLAVLALLVGGLGYGGWTVVKEIQRVQVAPVEQAPELIAELDPLAPQNPVLASPEENGVQSPTQDALARLYRPQALDAPILTARDAPISTIAPGTVGALATVEPSGLQGPDATLIAASVANSVDLALADALGEPDASDTPATPPRVLAEEPEAVVLVAVRAAWVRVKSAEGDTLFEKILEPGETYEVPIAEAPATLRTGNSGAVYLSVDGNTYGPVAPGVQVASNIPLTAEAVRADFAIADLDGDSDLARVVAELGATPELPGDEIPAPPIE, from the coding sequence ATGCGGCTCGGCGACGAGATGCGGGGCGAGCGGGCGACGCTCGGCAAGTCGCTCATGGACGTTCAGCGGGAGTTGCGGATCAAGGCGAGCTATATCGCCGCGATCGAGAACGCGGATCTCTCGGCCTTTGACTCGCTGTCTTTCGTGGCCGGCTATGTGCGCAGCTACGCGCGTTATCTCGACATGGACCCCGAAACCGTCTTCGCCCGCTTCTGCGAAGAGTCGGGCTTCGGCGGGTTCTCGGCGCTCAAGCCGATGGAGTCCGAGGTCGCGCGCCGTGCGGCGATCTTCGATCAGCCGATCTCGGCCAAGAAATTCGGGCGCAAGTCCAAGGGTCCGCAGCCGGTCCTCGTGCCCAAGGCGGTCGACCCGATCCTGGGCGCCAGCAACCCGTTTGCCAACAAGGCCACGCCGGTCTTCGCCGGCTTCGAACCCGGCGCGCTGGGGTCGCTGGCGGTACTGGCGCTGCTCGTGGGCGGGCTGGGCTATGGCGGCTGGACCGTCGTGAAGGAAATCCAGCGCGTTCAGGTCGCGCCGGTCGAACAGGCCCCCGAACTGATCGCCGAGCTTGATCCGCTTGCGCCGCAGAACCCCGTCCTCGCCTCGCCCGAGGAGAACGGAGTCCAGTCGCCCACGCAGGACGCGCTGGCGCGGCTGTATCGGCCGCAGGCCCTCGATGCGCCCATCCTGACCGCGCGCGACGCGCCGATTTCGACCATCGCGCCGGGCACCGTCGGCGCCCTCGCCACGGTCGAGCCGTCGGGCCTGCAGGGCCCGGATGCCACGCTGATCGCGGCGTCGGTGGCCAATTCGGTCGACCTCGCGCTGGCCGATGCGCTGGGCGAGCCGGACGCGTCCGACACCCCCGCCACGCCCCCCCGCGTTCTGGCCGAGGAGCCGGAGGCCGTGGTGCTGGTCGCCGTGCGTGCCGCCTGGGTCCGTGTGAAATCGGCCGAAGGCGATACGCTTTTCGAGAAGATCCTGGAGCCGGGCGAGACCTACGAGGTGCCGATCGCCGAAGCGCCCGCGACCTTGCGGACAGGCAATTCCGGCGCGGTCTACCTGTCCGTCGACGGCAACACCTACGGTCCCGTCGCGCCGGGCGTGCAGGTCGCGTCGAACATTCCGCTGACGGCAGAAGCCGTGCGCGCGGATTTCGCCATCGCCGACCTGGATGGCGACAGCGATTTGGCCCGCGTGGTGGCCGAGTTGGGCGCGACGCCGGAACTGCCCGGCGACGAAATTCCCGCGCCGCCGATCGAATAG
- the ispG gene encoding flavodoxin-dependent (E)-4-hydroxy-3-methylbut-2-enyl-diphosphate synthase — MSDALHSIRPWRQIDRRVSRRIMVGDVPVGGGAPITVQTMTNTLTTDVAATVAQVQAAAEAGADIVRISVPDEASSKALREIVNESPVPIVADIHFHYRRGIEAAAAGAACLRINPGNIGSPDRVREVIAAARDHGCSIRIGVNAGSLEKHLLEKYGEPCPDAMIESGLDHIRILEDNDFREYKISCKASDVFMAAAAYQGLAEQTDAPIHLGITEAGGLTSGTIKSAIGLGNLLWMGIGDTIRVSLSADPVEEVKVGYEILKSLGLRHRGVNIISCPSCARQGFDVIKTVEALEKRLEHIKTPMSLSIIGCVVNGPGEALMTDVGFTGGGSGSGMVYLAGKQSHKLSNAQMIDHIVEQVEKRAAAIEAETVATGQAAE; from the coding sequence ATGTCCGACGCGCTCCATTCCATCCGTCCATGGCGGCAGATCGACCGGCGCGTCAGCCGCCGGATCATGGTGGGCGACGTCCCCGTGGGCGGAGGTGCCCCGATCACCGTCCAGACGATGACGAACACGCTGACCACCGACGTGGCCGCCACGGTGGCGCAGGTCCAGGCCGCGGCCGAGGCGGGTGCCGACATCGTCCGCATCTCCGTTCCCGACGAGGCGTCGTCGAAGGCCCTGCGCGAGATCGTGAACGAAAGCCCCGTCCCCATCGTGGCCGACATTCACTTCCACTACCGCCGCGGGATCGAGGCGGCGGCGGCAGGTGCGGCCTGCCTGCGGATCAATCCGGGCAATATCGGCAGCCCCGACCGCGTGCGCGAGGTGATCGCCGCGGCCCGTGATCACGGCTGCTCCATCCGCATCGGCGTCAATGCCGGTTCGCTGGAAAAGCACCTGCTGGAGAAATACGGAGAGCCCTGCCCCGACGCCATGATCGAGAGCGGCTTGGATCATATCCGCATCCTCGAGGACAACGACTTCCGCGAATACAAGATAAGCTGCAAGGCGTCCGACGTCTTCATGGCCGCCGCCGCCTATCAGGGCCTGGCCGAGCAGACCGACGCGCCGATCCATCTCGGCATCACCGAGGCGGGCGGGCTGACCTCCGGGACGATCAAGTCGGCCATCGGTCTTGGCAACCTTCTGTGGATGGGCATTGGCGACACGATCCGCGTGTCCCTCTCGGCCGATCCGGTCGAGGAGGTGAAGGTCGGCTACGAGATCCTTAAATCGCTGGGCCTGCGGCATCGGGGGGTCAACATCATCAGCTGCCCCAGTTGCGCGCGGCAGGGGTTCGACGTCATCAAGACGGTCGAGGCGCTGGAGAAGCGGCTGGAACACATCAAGACGCCCATGTCCCTGTCTATCATCGGATGCGTGGTGAACGGCCCGGGCGAGGCGCTGATGACCGATGTCGGCTTCACCGGCGGCGGCAGCGGGTCCGGCATGGTCTATTTGGCGGGCAAGCAGTCGCATAAGCTGTCGAACGCACAGATGATCGACCATATCGTCGAACAGGTCGAAAAGCGCGCCGCGGCGATCGAAGCCGAGACCGTGGCTACCGGCCAAGCCGCCGAATGA